In Drosophila miranda strain MSH22 chromosome XR, D.miranda_PacBio2.1, whole genome shotgun sequence, the genomic window CCCTGTCCCACTCCCCGCACCCTCTCACAGTGAGTCAATCAAGCGGACATGCCACAGCCCCCTTTGCGGTGGGGCTCGGGAAGGCAGAAATTCTCTCGGTAGGAAAAACCTTTTGGCTTTTCACGCAACACACGGATGCTTTAATAAAATTGTTCACTTTGCTCTCTCATTGTCTGTGTCTGCcggtgcgtgtgtgtgtgtgtgtgtgtgcgtattaTGTTGAAGACTGATTCGATTTTCCTCTCCTTTTTTCCCCAGAAATCCCCCAGCTCCAAAAACCCACACACCACACCCCAAGGTGGGCCCTTCCGCCTAGCAGCAATCTTTTGATCAAATTGAAAGCCATAGCCAAAGCGTGAACGTATCCAAGAGATACCTGCATCTAGAGTGCCCATGATAGCCACTTGGAAATGGTTACCCCCTTCAGATAGTTATCACTGCCCAAAGATACATCTATTTGCATGCTTTCGGTTGCTTGACATAAAATTGAGATGCGCTTGAAGCGCCAACAGCTGCATAGATACAAAAGGCATATGCTAATGCAAGCGGAAGATACAATTCTTGTGGTGTCACTCGTGACCCTTCGGGCACCATTTGCTGTACAAATATGTTCCCTAAGCGAAAGGATTCAGTGGTGTGTCTACAGATAAGATGAGGACACTCAAACGGAACCCCAATCGAAATAAGTTATTAGAAAACCCAATGATTAAGGGAAATGAGGACCAAACAGATACAACATACAATGTACTCCATCTAATGGAATATGTTTCTTTTGGCGCGTAAACTGCAAGATACATTCGGCATTAATCGATGCAGATAAGACTCATTTCCCGTATCTGTACCGTTTCCGTATCTAATCTACGATGTATCTGCTGCCCCTGGcctgtatctgtagctgtatctgtatctactGCCGCCGTCTGCAGCGTTGTACTCAGGTAATTGCTTGTccggaaaaaaaaaacgtatcTAAACTACACTATCCCCGGAGTCTCGTACCCGTCCCCCTTCCCCTCCCCAATCTATAGTACTATACGCCCCGGCACTTGCCCCCCAATCCGTCGACTGATATCACAGGTCCCCGGCGTTCCCGGTAAGCATTTATCAGGCAGCAGGACGATGATGgtgacgaggacgaggacgacaGGCGACGGCCGTCAacgccatgccatgccatgctaTGCGCCTCCTGACGGTCTATTTGCAAAGCGTTCAAACTGTCAAAATGgcgtgcggtgcggtgcggtgctaTGGCCATAAAAAAAAAGCCAAGCCAAAAACCAAAGGAAGAACCGGAGGAGCAAAAGCCAAAGTGAAAGCGAAAGCGAAGGCCCAAGCAACGACGTCAGTAAGTCAATAATGTAATTTTGCTCGTTTGATATTTTCGCAGTGCCGACAgcagagagagaaggaaggggggggggatggggggggggggaggggaggggccTGAAAGGACAGGATTGGGAGTGAAAGTGAATGACGGAAATGAGTTGAAGGCGAATCATTAAAGGAATACGAGTTATAGCGCGGTGGCATCATCGAGGCAACGAGGTTGCCAATCATTGGATGCTGTTGCACTTCTTTCCCCCCCTGTAGCGAGcccatgcatgtacatatgtaatgCTCTGTTATATAAACGCAGTGACATAAACAACTATTGTTTATGTTACACATTCCTTCTGAACAGCAACATGATCTGCCTCTTAAGCGCGTATCGGATCAGCTAGCTGCCCAAACTGCTGTTCTAGCAAACGCACTCATACCGAGGCTAGGGGTCTCTTCCAACACTTTAATACCTGGCCATCACAACATTTCCATATACGTATGAGGAAACAGTCATACGAGTCCTAAAAGTGTGCACTCAACAGCCCAATGATAGACCCCATTCAATAGTGGTTGCAAGCCAGGTGTTCACGGAGCCAAGCAACACTTATTTTTTCATACACTTATACCGAAAAGTGGCACAGCTATAGCTGAAGACGAAGCAACTGCAACGCATGTTCAAGCAGATTGCCGCACCAGTCTGTCATGTCACGGAATGCCCTGCATCCGAGCAGAACCCGCAGCATTGCCGATAGAGACCAAGTTTCGTGCCCTCGAATTCAAAAATAAGATGAATGCCCAACTCTGTCAGAGGTGCATGATCTGTATGCTCGAGTTGCTAAAAAAAAAGGACACGTGAGACATAGCAGGCTGCATACTGCCATAGCGGTACTGGTCCTTGTGGACCGAACGACTGTCCGCCGAACTTTTTAAGGCCATGAAGGAGGTTGGCATCACCAAACGAATTTGAGGAGGGGTGCTGAAGGGCCAAGAAAAAAGCTAAATGAATCCTGTAAATCTCTGTTCCATTTCACGTTTAATCCAAAGtacaaaaaatacaacaaataaCAAACAATAACCCATAAGCGAACGGCTCTGTGGATCTCGCTCCCCTCTACCTTTAGGTCTCTAATCTCAATTCTGCAAACACTATATAGTTCTGTATCACTTTTCCATTAGCAGCACACTAGTATCACACGATGTAAAAACCACTAAAGTCCCATAAGCGAACGGATACAATCGTATTGAATGCAACCATGTAATCGATCACCAAGTCGCTCGATGTTCAATATGAGTATTCAATCGGATTGTTCCGCTTTTTAATTGTCGGACTTTGGACAGGATCAGGATCTATGCCATAGATCTGGTGCTTCTGCCATCTTTCTGCAGGATCCCTTATGAACTTTATGGTTCTGCCGGTACGCATGGGTTTCAATTTTTCGTATTACAATCTCCTAATTTTCATTAAGACTCGAATTGATGGACGAGAAACAGCACGAGTTTGTAGTAGAGATGATTATAATAAAATTGTCACACTTTGTTTATGGATGATTCCTTTTGATACGTTTTTTTCAAATATAAATTGGGTCACACTCATCCATATTTAATTTATCGCTTGGATCTCCCTTTCTATCTGGTGACTGTCAAACTGCATCTCTCGTCACTTTGCTCACTTTGCGGTTGACCGCAAATTCAATTCAAATTCATTCCGAATCGGTTATCAAACTCAAAATGGGACAATGGGGACAATATTCCTGGAAATTTAAGGCCAAGCTAAATCATATTCTCATTCATTTTCTTTCCAAACCACAGTTCTAAGAACGAATGTTTCCGTAGAGGCAGCAAAGATCCAAAAAGAGCCCAACTGAAGATGCAAATAGAAGCAGGGCAAAGGAAtcatttattgtatttttttggtTTACTTTACATTGAATATGCCCCTGTAAATACACTTCAAAGGATTTAACTTTCGCTTGAAAGTGACACAAGaaattacgcatacgccgcgTCCACACCGCTGTATATTTCACTGcgaacagcagcaggaggaggtgTAGAAAGCGCACCCCAATCcgaaccccaaccccaacgcCGGTTGATTGAACAGAAGCGGTGGCTCCACTCAAGCGATGTGAACTGAGCCGGATGACAAAAGGCCCGCCGAATTGATGGCATTAACTAGATTAACACATAATGCAATGCGAGAGCCCGTAATTGTCAGAATGTGCGCTGCCTGTGGCCCACATGGGTAGGTAGGAATGGGAAACTTGCAATGGGAATGGAAATTgaactgggactgggactgggactggcacTTGTACTGGGAGGTTGGTGACCACACcacatcattatcatcatcacatcacgcacatcatcatcattatcattgAGAATTTGCAAACAGCTCATCGGATAATGGAGGAACCTGAACACCAACAATAACGACAACAAAAGGGGTACGCTGTACACATTTAAGCATGCAAAACCGCAGCCCAAAAACTTTAATCAAACAAAACCATTTGCAATTAGTGGAAATCGCCAATCCGCCAATCCGATGAGAGAATGTAATTCAACAACTCTCTTGCTGGATGGAGAAATGGTTGAATGTTTTGCGATGTACATATCTATCGATGAAAGCAAAGCAATTATCTCCAGCACTTGATAAATGATAAATTTATGATAATTCCCGTATTTTTATTTACTGCTTACAACACCATAAATACGACACAATTTCGTTATAGAAGCGATAACGGCTATTTTGAGTTTGTTTATTTTGTAATTTGGAGAACTTTTTAGTACAAATATAATCTTGAATAAATAGTTTTATACTTGATTAATTTTTATGGTAATGCATTTTTATTGTCTCATACGGTCCGACATAATCTCGCTTGTTGGGGAACAGAATGTTTTTTGCGCAGACATCAGATAACTTTCCTTATCTGATATTATTCAAACTTTCGGGGATACTCTATTCTCTCACTATTTTCTCTTTATTTTTGGAGGGGCAACGGGCGGGAGGGTTAGTCATCGGAGTGGCGTGAAATTTCCCTAGAATTTATGCAAACGAATTATGAATCAAACAAAGTTCATTCCCAACTGTAAATTGTCCCTTGTATACCCTTGCAGAGAGTAGTCTGATTTTGGGAACCCTTTTATGCAGTTCTTTGAAAAACAGAACAAACAAAATTAGGTCGAAGGGCACCTAGCATTTCGCCATTTGAACACCTGGCTTTTGAGCTTTTGAGTGCCGTATTTTCGAATACGTCATGTATCGATATATcaggggttttttttttgtttaaaagCATAACAAAAAGAGTATCGATGCTTCCACACTATatgctttctctctctctctccctctttcttTCCTGCTCTTTTCTATAGATCTTAACCGTTAATCgacgtatgtgtgtgtgtttgcttttGTGTATGTGCTTTACTCACGTATTTAATTAGTTTCTGGTTTTGTTTTTccgtttttccttttttgtttgctttgcaCTCGCATATGCGGGTTTGAGAAGCATTGTAAGCAGCTTTTGGCGCTTACTGTTTGAACAGCATTGATCGAGGAGAGCTCTCTTGCCTCCTCTCTCTTCCGATTGCTTGCTCTCTCGTTcgtctctctttctctatctCTCTGGCACTGACACCTGATTGCCGCTTGGAGGCTAATGAATTTGTTGCATTTTTATCACACTCTCTTtcgcgctctcactctctctgttTCTATCCCTTTCTTTCTCTATTTTTCACTAAAAAGAAATATAACACTTTGATCGCAATGAAACTTTTTGCAAACTAtaaaaaaatcaacaaaagaaaacgtttttgtatattttttagGCCCGTGCCCGTGTAGCAGAGGCGgcggcagagccagagccaaacgaaaccgaaaccgaaacacGTTGCCTGCTCCCCTTCTCGCACCCAAACCGTTCTTCTGCTTTCCCGTTGACACTCTCTGCTGActatctttctctctctctctctccctcccacTCTTCTGTTTGTTGCGAGTGCGAATTTTCTCCGAGCGCGGACAAGCGGAAAAGCTCAGCGCGTTGCTCAATTTCGCGTTTCATTAATGAGCCCTGCAAAACCGAGCGATAAAAAGAAAAGAGAACTTAATGCTTAAATTCAAACGCATGGTAAAACTTATGGGGTAGTCCTTCAGCAAGCACTCTCTTGTTGGACATAAATGCAAATATCTAAAATCCTTATATCAACATTTTTTCGGGATGAAAATCAAGTGAAAGTaatatatttttcaaatgttTATTAcctaaatatgtatgtacataaaatAGAATACTTTTTGTGTACACCTTTCGGTAACGGCTGCTATAGCTGCTtcggtattgtatagtctttggcaTTATTCTGCTCGTTATGTGGCTGCTATCTTGCATTGCCTTTCCTTATATTTAATATACTTTGCTTCAAACGAAAACGAATACAAAACATTGCCCAAGGTGTAGTAAGAGAGGGTGCGGCTTCCCCAGAAAGTTCTCATTCAATTGCTTTTTTACGCGGGACACAGTGGGAGGCGATATTGAAAGACCGTAAGCCAAATGGCTAATATAGAGGAGTGGGTGGGCAATCATCCACCTTGCCTAATTACACCTTGGGCCATGGCGCGCTCTTCTTCTCAAGCACTCTCTCTATCTTaaatctgtgtctgtgtctgcgtGCGTGGGTGCCCGCTGCCGTCTGAtcgtgggagagagagatagcCAGAGCGAGTGCAAATATGATTATTGTTCTTGGCCTGTTCCCCACCCTCTCTATATGGGAAGTTTTCGATGAGTGTGGCTGTAACGTGGATCCATTTGTTTGTTATTGTAGCTTTTATTGCACAATCCACAtcgcggcggcagcagcagccccatcAGCAGCGGGAGCAATTTAGGGAGGCAGACAGCAACGCCAGCGTCGGGAGCAGCGGCagaaagcaaacaaacaaacgcaGTGGGCAAAAAGGCCGgaaacaagaacaacaagcATGAGGCGAAACGTGAGAGCTGCAGGCACCGAAACTGTTCGATACCCTTACCTTACGGACCCATAGCTTCGCTAAAAATCCGCTTGACGAAGAACATCTTTAGATAAATAAAATTTTTCTTAGCTGGAATACACTTCATATTCTTGAACGTTGGAATTTATTGGATTATCTTCAAATCAGATATGACATATTCTCTGCAGAGTTTCATCCAGATATCTTTAAAATTAAATAGGATCAAAATGTCGCAAACATCAGGCCGAAATCATAATACGCTTTCGTCAAAAGTGTATCGAGAGCACCAAGATTTGGGATCCCCTGCACCTGTACAATGTACCCTTAAGAAAATGTAGCTGGTACCGCATATattcatatgtacatatgtatatgtacatatgtacacatctAACTGTAAGTGTACCTTTGCCGCAGCTCTACTTCGCTGCTTTTGTTTTACAGTTGCTTCTGTTAAGGGGAAGGTGACGGCGAGTGGCGAAACAAGTGTCTGGCTGATGCGCTGTGCTGCTCAAACTGTATTAAGAAGTGGCatgagcgagagagagagagagagaggagaggtGCGAATTCTGTTTACTCTTCACTTCCCATCCCCCTCCTCATGAGCGCACAAGTAAATTTCTTCtaatttaatattttgtttaCATTATTTATTCATTTACTTATGTATTTGCTCCGCTCTTCTCCTCGTTCCCCTCCCGTTtatggccctggccctggtcCTAGCCctacctctgcctctgcctctgctcaCCACTCAAGAGGAGCTGCCCCAGAACGTGGGGTCTATAGGAGCTCATCCAGCTCTTCTAGATctaaacagcagcagcagcagcagactcCCATCCATGAGCCCCACGGGCCCAGTAGCTGTCTCCATGGTCCAGTCCACGTTCTATGCCGTTCGAGTGCGTCGGCGATGTACGTAGCCTCGGGGGCAGGATGTCGCGAAGCCAGATCAGCCAGATGAGGGTGATCGTAAAGAGGCAGAGTGTCTGTGGTGTCAGTGAAGCTTCGCACTGCATTCTGCGTGGATACGGAGTGGAATAGTTTTCGAATAGTGATAGAGCAAATCAATTTACAATTCGATTTCGAAAGGGAGAACGTTTGTTCGACGAGTGTGCTTCCAGGTAgggttctctctctctctccctagATTGCTAGAAGGTAAGGCCATACCGACATATGTTGTTTGTCCATTGAACATACCTTCTATAATTATGCCAAGGTGTGGATCAACAGGAAGCCTAGCATTAAAACTGAATCAACACTGGGAACAAGGGTGCTAAATCCTCTCCCGATCGTGTCTCTCTTtcactcgctctctctctctctctctcgttgtCCCTGCTGCAGTGCCAGATGCATCTCCACATGGGCATCGTGGAAGCATTTCCCACCCCAAATAAagaatacatatacatatgtgtgtacatTGTACATACATTCTCGAGTTAAAGAAAAGGTATCTTTTCTACGCAGATATCTCCCCCATTCATACCAGCTTCATTCTATAATCCAtgtatctttaaaaaaaaTCCCAATAGTGATGCCAGCGCCCCAAAGTTTCCGTATCTTTCTAATAACCAGTCGGAATGGTTTTTTAGAGGCACAAGTGCTGCATCTATGAGTAAGAACAGGGTGTTAGGTGTAATACATTTTTCCGATTGTGCTAGCTCCCAAAACCGATCTGCCTATTTAGGTAAAGTCTCACGATGAGCAACAATTTCGTTGAGAGGCTTCATAACTATGAGAGTCGTTGCATAGAAAACAGATAATAATAATCCTTTATGGGATTATGTACAAATTTACAAGCAATATACGATTTTCGATCTTTAAAAATTGGTAGTATCTAAACTTCTATGTTATATCATTTCGGTACTGTAAATCTTTTTTGGAATACATTTCTTGTGTCCAAAGATGGTGCAACCAAAGCATTGGATATTGTGTTGCTGAATGAACTAATGAACTAATCTTATTATTAAAAGCTTTGCGGCTTGGTTCCGATGGTAGTCCTTTCATTCGAACCGTTCCCTGTGCTGCGCCTAAAAGCAGGCTGCACGAATGCATTCAGGGCTTGCGTTGGAACGGGCTTTTCAGGGAAATCGAAAAAATAGCATCCATATCTATATCTATGGACATGAAATTGATCAAAGAAATCCTCTTACCCGGTGTCCGGTGCCTTCTTACTTCCTGCTCCTCACTTTTCCTCTGCTCTTTGTGAGAATTGctacagctgctgctgcttcttctaGATATGTTGAAATTTCTTCTCCTCGTGAGAGGAGGGTCTTTGATGCTCTTTTCTTCGAGAGGAATTACCTCATCTCTACCTTCCTTTCCGGAGGAtttcctgctgctgccgcctgctgctaccgcctgctgctgccgcttgctgctgctcctcctcctcctccgctcTCGCTCTTCCTTTTTATTCTGCTTCTTCTGTCTATCGTTGTTTGTTTATATTTAAGTTTCTTTTGTGGTTTCTTTCCCGTTATGCACTTTCATTCATTTACCGCTGCAAACACAATCAAAAAAAttggcaacaaaaaaaaacaccgaGAACGAGAGAATTTGTTTACACGCGCCACACGCgaaataaataacaaaaaaaatttctTTGCTTCTCTCTGGGGTCGGTCTCTCGCTCTTCCTCTATCTCTCTATTTCTCTGCTGCCTCCTTGCTGCAGAGAGCGGCGGGGCGGTAGgcgcaaaagcaacaacaatgcGATGGAGCGGGTTTTTTGCGGGTTTTTGGGCGGGGAATGAAAATAAGAGAGCGGGTAAAAGTAACAGTTAACAGAAAAGAGGAATAACAATTTGCGCGATTTTTTTGggatttttttttggtgttgGAGCAGCTACCAACttttgtctctgtctctggctctgactccGGCTCCAGGGGCGGGCTGGCTGTTGACTCGAGACTCTGGTCACTAAAGCTTCCTCTACTGCTTCTACTGCTTTTCCTCTACTGCTTTCTCTACTGCTTCTAATTTGCTTCTACTGCTGCTGCAATCTGTTCTGACGCTTTTTgaggccgctgctgctgctgctgtcactgctgctgcttcgcCTCGCCTCACACGAGTCAAATGTTGCTGCGGATGTGCGATGGGACGTTGGACAACAAATGGGACAACACAACACGAGCGGGCGCCACGAACCTGTCTCCACGATTCAAAACGGTAATTCGCGCGCTCTTTTGCCTGAACAATAATATATATGGTATACACGTGGGGTTCGGGTCTCGGCATGTTGCTGAAAGCCCATCCGAATGTTGCTAGTACCATATTTTTTCAACAAAATGTAccaaaatatacatatgtactatgtACACATTTTTTTCGTTAAATACAATGGTAatggtttcttttttttttaacaattTGCAGACTATTTTATTGTcagatattttttttatatatgaATTTATTTAGGAAAAAATGGACTGGACTGAACATTCAAAATGGTAGTTCTTTTAAAATTAAACAGAATATAGTTAATTTTGAAAATACTTTTGTTTCATAATATCTGAGCTTCTGTTTTTTGAATACTTTTCACAACAATATGCTTATTTCTGAACAATGTTCTTTAAAGAGTTactcaaaattaaaaaaaaacacacacacattttaattaaaatgtgaTCCAATGTAcccaataataataattgtacCAAAAATGTGGCTAGCATGTTGCAAAAGCTCTACCACGCTGTACCGGTACACCCTCTTAATGTTTTCTAGCAACATGCAGATGTTTTACAAGCAACATTTTCTGCCATCGAAAGAGCAAAAGAGCAACGCTGACCGAAAGACGAGAGAGCATAAGTTCAGCCCTTAAGCGGTGCGCTCTCAAAAGCTATACAAGTGCACAGTGGCATCCCATGACATGGTGCCCTGCTGGACGTTGCACATCTGAACATTTTTCAAACAAAACTACTGTTCTTAtggcatatatgtatgtatcccTTATCTAATCTGAAAACAATCCGGTTGTTGTGGACAGCAGTGTGGCGGCTGCCTGGTGCTTTGATGTTGCACCAAAGCTTCCCCCCTggagacaaagagagagacagcgagaGATGAGGGCTTTTTTTGAAGTGTTGGCCAGCGAGCGAACGTTAGAAGACGAAGGAGCTTTTACAGCTGCTTGGCTCAACAGGAAGACGCGAAAGGAAGGACCTGGGACCCACCCCTTCAGACAACACACGTCAGAgtccacagcagcagcagctgtcgtCACTTTTCAGAGGTTATGTGAGTGCGTGCGTGGGAGGGGATTCTGGTGCGACCCTGACAATGAGCCCTCCCTATACCCTCAACGCCCTTTTGCTCCTGTTCCATTCATTGCGAAATTACTTGgtattcatttaatttaatttgtagCACCTTAAGCTGTTTAACTTTAACGGGTAGCCCCACAAAACGGAAACGGAACACTTTCCCACCCCGCTGAGCCAACCAGCCACCACATGTCCAGGACCTCAGTGATGTCTAGTCAGCCGCCACATGTTCTGGCCACAATGTACGTAACAGGGGTCAGGTCATAAAGCATTCACATTGTTTGCAGTGAATGGGGCACATGAGTCGGTATTTAAGTGGATTACATTTTGTTGGCAAGGCAATGCCGTGATAAGTGCATGGGTGCAAAAGGTTTACGGTTGCAGGATgaaataaattgttttctttattgaaaatttttttaaaattgcGCGCTTTCTCTTGCACTTGGAAGCACTGTTCGTTTCTGACAGAGCGGGTAATGTAAAATGTAAAATGTAGAATTAATTGTTAGGGAACATTCCTGCAGCAGAGATAAAATTGTTTGTCCTCTCTAATTTTAGCCAAGACACCAACCCACCGAAACAtgacacacaaaaaacaaattatCTAGGTAATAAATAAAAACGTAAGAGTATACACACCTTAAAATCAATGTGACCGTCCTGCAGATAGATGTTTTATGTGTGTCTTTCCCCGAATGCCCAAGATTCCCACTGTCCAAGAAAACTTCTGCGAGAATCGGGGAGACCTCTTCGAGCCAGCAACGGAGCTGATAAGCAACGAGGAGAACAGCAAGACCTCGGCAGTATTCTGGAGGTGAACTTCTCTTCTTCTCTTCTAATTAGTCGTCTTTATTAACCGATTCTTGGAACCGAACTGGAATTAAGACAGAAATACTTGAATGACCATCGCATTTTGAACTCGTCAGCCAGAAAGTTCTAACTCTTAAACGACTCGTCTATTGACGGCGGAATTAGTAACAAGGTGATGTTGTCACCACATCTTCCTTCTTCTGAAGTAAAGCATTTGCTATTTCTTTCTAGCGCTTGTCTCTCTGAaagccgagccgagccgagaGAGGGCGTGAATAGTCCTTACCACCTTATTAATAAATTCATACTTAGCCATTATATCCTCCCCTCCACCAGAGAGCGCACACTGCACGAGGGAGAGTTTGTGGGAAAGAGCGAATGAGTAAGCGCGCGTAGCGTAGGTTGAGCGTAGCCACTGGCTATATGGATTCATGGCTATATCGACTCTGCTCTTGATGCTGGcgaagaatatatgtatatacttcaTGGGGTTAGAAACGGTTCGAATATCCCCCTATACTCTTTGCCTTGGAAGCTCCATGCACTTCACCACTCCTACACGCCAAGAATAATTTTGACTTATGATTATATTTAATTCGTGAAAATTACataaataataaatcaaaTCTATGTGTACACATACTATGTACTTTCACGGCTCTACGTCGGCATCCTATGAATTCGGTAATGGACTGTACCGCCAGGGTCCTTCTCTGCGAGACTGAGAGCCTCGCAATACAGCTCTTCAATGAGTTTGAACCTTATCATGTTCGGTTGGTGGCAGTTGATCTGAATTGCTCCTCTGAGCTCTTCGACTCTTAGCTTTGGTTCTTCACTGCTGACACCGCCGTCCTCCTCAGAGAGTTTGCGACGTGGCGTATGCGGTGGTACCTGAGGCCGAAAACGGTGCATTCTCCTGCCTCTTGCATCCATGGTGTTGTCGAAGTCAAGCTTCGGCTCGTCCTCTGTTCCCACATCGAGTGGGAGCTGCGGTTGCTCTTGCCCAGTGGCCTGTGTAGATCGAGGAATCGGCCTGGCTTCAGGTGTAACAAAATGGGTCATCTGCAATGGTTGGTTCGGGTTGGGGCAGAGGTTCAGCTGAATGC contains:
- the LOC108151710 gene encoding uncharacterized protein LOC108151710 isoform X2, with amino-acid sequence MVGFRILSIINYQHNMRLFSVLCIVFLIIMTHFVTPEARPIPRSTQATGQEQPQLPLDVGTEDEPKLDFDNTMDARGRRMHRFRPQVPPHTPRRKLSEEDGGVSSEEPKLRVEELRGAIQINCHQPNMIRFKLIEELYCEALSLAEKDPGGTVHYRIHRMPT
- the LOC108151710 gene encoding uncharacterized protein LOC108151710 isoform X1, which produces MVGFRILSIINYQHNMRLFSVLCIVFLIIVSTMTHFVTPEARPIPRSTQATGQEQPQLPLDVGTEDEPKLDFDNTMDARGRRMHRFRPQVPPHTPRRKLSEEDGGVSSEEPKLRVEELRGAIQINCHQPNMIRFKLIEELYCEALSLAEKDPGGTVHYRIHRMPT